In a genomic window of Deltaproteobacteria bacterium CG11_big_fil_rev_8_21_14_0_20_49_13:
- a CDS encoding [FeFe] hydrogenase H-cluster radical SAM maturase HydG has product MNLKAVDQDQIVNLLKRRSRPSRDDVNRVILKGTDKKGLSLEDVAVLVNANEPDEINKMFHAASKIKEEIYGERLVLFAPLYISDYCVNECAYCGFHLTNEAFKRRMLSLDEIAKEAECLINMGHKRVLIEFGEDPDKNSIDYVCSAIKTIYGVKGKGGNSIRRVNVNIASTSVENYRRLEKEGIGTYQLFQETYHRDTYEKLHKGLKGDYDRQITAHDRAREAGLDDLGIGALFGLYDWRFETMALVAHAEYMESHLGVGPHTISVPRFCGGEGINYRPEYPVGDEEFLKLITILRIAVPYAGLILSTREPPDLRRRAFQMGISQASAASVCTPGGYAGKRSERKEQFEIQDDRPVDEVVRSVIDDGLLPSFCTACYRIGRTGKTFMDLAKSGDIHEFCRPNAILTFAEYLEDFGDERSKDRGGKIMAKFISRIISPKLKAETLKKLEEIKSGKRDLFF; this is encoded by the coding sequence ATGAATTTAAAGGCCGTTGATCAAGATCAGATAGTCAACCTTTTAAAAAGGCGTTCGCGTCCTTCAAGGGATGATGTGAACCGCGTGATTCTTAAGGGTACCGACAAAAAGGGCCTTTCTCTGGAAGATGTAGCGGTTCTTGTCAACGCCAACGAACCGGACGAGATCAATAAGATGTTTCACGCGGCATCCAAAATAAAAGAAGAGATATACGGCGAACGTCTGGTCCTTTTTGCCCCTCTTTACATCTCCGATTATTGCGTAAACGAATGTGCCTATTGCGGATTTCATCTCACGAACGAAGCGTTCAAACGCCGCATGCTTTCACTCGATGAGATAGCAAAAGAGGCCGAGTGTCTCATCAATATGGGGCACAAGCGCGTTCTTATCGAGTTTGGCGAGGACCCCGATAAAAATAGTATCGATTATGTTTGTAGCGCCATCAAGACTATCTACGGCGTAAAAGGTAAAGGCGGCAATTCGATAAGAAGGGTGAACGTAAATATTGCATCGACCTCCGTTGAAAATTACAGACGCTTGGAGAAAGAGGGCATCGGCACATATCAGCTATTTCAGGAGACATATCATCGAGACACATATGAAAAACTCCACAAAGGCCTCAAGGGTGATTACGACCGCCAGATAACCGCCCATGACCGGGCGCGTGAAGCCGGACTCGATGATCTCGGCATCGGCGCGCTTTTCGGTCTCTATGACTGGCGCTTCGAAACTATGGCGCTCGTTGCCCATGCCGAATATATGGAGAGTCATTTGGGTGTCGGCCCTCACACTATTTCTGTGCCGCGTTTTTGCGGCGGCGAAGGTATAAACTACAGGCCGGAATATCCTGTTGGTGATGAAGAATTCCTAAAACTGATCACTATTTTGAGAATTGCCGTGCCTTATGCCGGACTGATACTTTCAACCCGTGAGCCGCCAGATTTGCGCAGACGTGCGTTTCAGATGGGCATTTCTCAGGCGAGTGCGGCATCGGTCTGTACGCCCGGCGGATATGCGGGGAAGAGGTCGGAAAGAAAAGAGCAATTCGAGATACAAGACGATCGTCCCGTTGACGAAGTTGTCAGGTCGGTCATTGACGACGGTCTGCTCCCCAGTTTTTGCACCGCGTGTTATCGCATAGGCAGAACCGGCAAGACTTTTATGGACCTTGCAAAGTCTGGAGATATCCATGAATTCTGCAGACCGAACGCCATTCTTACGTTCGCCGAGTATCTGGAAGATTTTGGAGACGAAAGGTCAAAAGATAGGGGCGGAAAAATCATGGCAAAGTTCATCTCTCGAATAATCAGCCCCAAACTTAAGGCCGAGACTCTAAAGAAGCTGGAAGAGATAAAAAGTGGAAAACGCGATCTCTTCTTTTAG
- the hypC gene encoding HypC/HybG/HupF family hydrogenase formation chaperone translates to MCYAIPGKIAAIEGRVATVDYFGEKRKAYVDLVEDLVIGENVYAQGGFVIRKISDEEAKETLKIWEDIFFKLKEQDKKLANDPKTLYDRANAIRQKHQDNSCCVHGIIEFSNYCAEDCHYCGIRKSNKELTRYRMDIPEILNAVDEAVALGFQALVLQSGEDPFYTDDKLAQIVRDIRARHPVLIFVSVGERSADTYKRMYDEGARGALLRFETSNPDIYAKIKPDLRHSRENGNLECMNEVPTSVGMTDGDDGLSARLKLINDLREMGYLIVTGFLIGLPDQKHEDIMQDIKMTSKLGAEMFSFGPFVPHPQTPLASEKAPSLKKTLDIIANARVMNPEAKILVTTALETLWGLDGAKQGLMAGANSLMINVTPMKYRRLYDIYPNRFGTDLDTQEHVNKVIELLRSIGRAPTDLSVNA, encoded by the coding sequence ATGTGCTACGCGATACCAGGCAAAATTGCGGCGATAGAAGGCAGGGTCGCAACGGTCGACTATTTCGGCGAGAAGAGAAAGGCCTATGTCGATCTGGTTGAGGACCTTGTCATAGGCGAGAACGTATATGCGCAGGGTGGTTTTGTTATCCGTAAGATATCGGATGAAGAGGCCAAGGAGACCTTAAAGATTTGGGAAGATATCTTCTTTAAACTGAAAGAGCAGGACAAGAAACTTGCGAACGACCCCAAGACGCTCTACGATCGTGCGAACGCCATCAGACAGAAGCATCAGGACAACTCCTGCTGTGTGCACGGAATAATTGAGTTCTCTAACTACTGCGCCGAAGATTGTCACTATTGTGGCATCAGAAAGAGCAATAAAGAGCTGACGCGCTACCGGATGGACATTCCCGAAATTCTAAACGCGGTGGATGAAGCGGTGGCGTTAGGTTTTCAGGCGCTGGTCCTTCAATCCGGCGAAGACCCATTTTACACCGATGACAAGCTCGCGCAGATAGTTCGCGATATTCGCGCGCGGCATCCGGTGCTTATCTTTGTCTCGGTCGGAGAGCGTAGCGCCGATACGTATAAAAGGATGTACGACGAAGGGGCAAGGGGGGCGCTTCTGCGCTTTGAAACCTCGAATCCGGATATATATGCGAAGATAAAACCAGACCTCCGTCATTCCCGTGAAAACGGGAATCTAGAATGCATGAACGAGGTCCCCACTTCCGTGGGGATGACGGACGGAGATGATGGACTATCAGCGCGCCTGAAACTTATCAACGACCTGCGCGAAATGGGTTATCTCATCGTTACCGGTTTTCTCATCGGTCTTCCAGATCAAAAGCACGAGGATATCATGCAGGATATAAAGATGACCTCTAAGCTAGGGGCCGAGATGTTCTCGTTCGGTCCTTTTGTTCCGCATCCGCAAACTCCGCTCGCTAGCGAAAAGGCTCCGTCCCTTAAAAAGACGCTCGACATCATTGCCAACGCCCGCGTTATGAACCCTGAGGCAAAGATACTGGTCACAACCGCGCTTGAAACGTTGTGGGGTCTTGACGGTGCCAAACAGGGACTTATGGCGGGTGCCAATTCTTTAATGATAAATGTCACGCCCATGAAGTACCGACGTCTTTACGATATCTATCCCAACCGTTTTGGGACCGACCTTGACACACAAGAACATGTCAACAAGGTGATAGAGCTCCTGCGTTCCATCGGCCGCGCCCCAACAGATCTCAGCGTTAATGCTTAA